Genomic window (Culex pipiens pallens isolate TS chromosome 3, TS_CPP_V2, whole genome shotgun sequence):
tggtaatgaaaatggccattttgactggattggccacacccggagtggccagtgccctcggaaaggttctaccggggggacattaatcgaaccatacgacttggggcaatatgggtatcaaaattcatggtttttgaaactggtaatgaaaatggccattttgactggattggccacacccggagtggccagtgccctcgggaaggttctaccggggggacattaatcgaaccatacgacttagggcaatatgggtatcaaaattcatggtttggccactacgggtgtggccaatccgggtgtggccaatccagtcaaaattgtcattttcattaccagtttcaaaaaccatgaattttgatacccatattgccctaagtcgtatggttcgattaatgtccccccggtagaaccttcccgagggcaatggccactccgggtgtggacaatcctgccaaaatggtcattttcattaccagtatcaaaaaccatgaattttggtacccatattgcccaaatttgtatggttccttaagtgtcctcccggtagaaccttccctcagggcattggccactccgggtgtggccaatcctgcccaaatggccattttcatcaccagtatcaaaaaccatgaattttgatacgcatattgccccaagtcgtatggttccgtaaatgtcctcccggttgaaccttccctcagggcactggccactccgggtgtggccaattctgccaaaatgcccattttcattaccagtttcaaaaaccatgaattttgatacccaaattgccccaagtcgtatggttcgattaatgtccccccggtagaaccttcccgagggcactggccactccgggtgtggccaatccagtcaaaatggccattttcattaccagtttcaaaaaccatgaattttgatacccatattgccctaagtcgtatggttcgattaatgtccccccggtagaaccttcccgagggcactggccactccgggtgtggccaatcctgcccaaatggccattttcatcaccagtatcaaaaaccatgaattttgatacgcatattgccccaagtcgtatggttccgtaaatgtcctcccggtagaaccttccctcagggcactggccactccgggtgtggccaattctgccaaaatgctcattttcattaccagtttcaaaaaccatgaattttgatacctatattgccccaagtcgtatggttcgattaatgtccccccggtagaaccttcccgagggcactggccactccgggtgtggccaatccagtcaaaatggccattttcattaccagtttcaaaaaccatgaattttgatacctatattgccccaagtcgtatggttcgattaatgtccccccggtagaaccttctcgagggcactggccactccgggtgtggccaatccagtcaaaatggccattttcatcaccagtttcaaaaaccatgaattttgatacgcatattgccccaagtcgtatggttccgtaaatgtcctcccggtagaaccttccctcagggcactggccactccgggtgtggccaattctgccaaaatgcccattttcattaccagtttcaaaaaccatgaattttgatacccatattgccccaagtcgtatggttcgattaatgtccccccggtagaaccttcccgagggcactggccactccgggtgtggccaatccagtcaaaatggccattttcattaccagtttcaaaaaccatgaattttgatacccatattgccccaagtcgtatggttcgattaatgtccccccggtagaaccttcccgagggcactggccactccgggtgtggccaattctgccaaaatggtcattttcattaccagtttcaaaaaccatgaattttgatacctatattgccccaagtcgtatggttcgattaatgtccccccggtagaaccttcccgagggcactggccactccgggtgtggccaatccagtcaaaatggccattttcattaccagtttcaaaaaccatgaattttgatacccatattgccccaattcgtatggttcgattaatgtccccccggtagaaccttcccgagggcactggccactccgggtgtggccaatccagtcaaaatggccattttcattaccagtttcaaaaaccatgaattttgatacccatattgccccaagtcgtatggttcgattaatgtccccccggtagaaccttcccgagggcactggccactccgggtgtggccaatccagtcaaaatggccattttcatcaccagtttcaaaaaccatgaattttgatacccatattgccccaagtcgtatggttccgtaaatgtcctcccggtagaaccttccctcagggcactggccactccgggtgtggccaattctgccaaaatgcccattttcattaccagtttcaaaaaccatgaattttgatacccatattgccccaattcgtatggttcgattaatgtccccccggtagaaccttcccgagggcactggccactccgggtgtggccaatccagtcaaaatggccattttcattaccagtttcaaaaaccatgaattttgatacccatattgccccaattcgtatggttcgattaatgtcccccggtagaaccttcccgagggcactggccactccgggtgtggccaatccagtcaaaatggccattttcattaccagtttcaaaaaccatgaattttgatacccatattgccccaagtcgtatggttcgattaatgtccccccggtagaaccttcccgagggcactggccactccgggtgtggccaatccagtcaaaatggccattttcatcaccagtttcaaaaaccatgaattttgatacccatattgccccaattcgtatggttcgattaatgtccccccagtagaaccttccctcagggcactggccactccgggtgtggccaatccagtcaaaatggccattttcattaccagtttcaataaccatgaattttgatacccatattgccccaagtcgtatggttcgattaatgtcccccagtagaaccttcccgagggcactggccactccgggtgtggccaatccagtcaaaatggccattttcattaccagtttcaaaaaccatgaattttgatacctatattgccccaagtcgtatggttcgaataatgtccccccggtagaaccttcccgagggcactggccactccgggtgtggccaatatcctataaatgtgctCCCAAGcctattgccccaaatcattctggtccggtgaccgtccttacaatcttcataagaacagaattcctcccaatttagtgcacaaactgtgtctttcaatgtgtgcgtgtgtgtgtgtgtgagcaataaaattaccaccgtcgatccgtctctgacggattttcggtcaaaactatctgttcagaggctatctgttagcttatatagttcgcatgaaatgtggcaacattgtgcaaattttgcctcgtctcctgctttcttggaactgtcacgcgagaatgttgcaccattgttgccacatttcatgcgaactatataagctaacagatagcctctgaacagatagttttgaccgaaaatccgtcagagacggatcgacggtggtaattttattgctcacacacacacacacgcacacattgaaagacacagtttgtgcactaaattgggaggaattctgttcttatgaagattgtaaggacggtcaccggaccagaatgatttggggcaataggCTTGGGagcacatttataggatattggccacacccggagtggccagtgccctcgggaaggttctaccggggggacattattcgaaccatacgacttggggcaatatgggtatcaaaattcatggtttttgaaactggtaatgaaaatggccattttgactggattggccacacccggagtggccagtgccctcgggaaggttctaccggggggacattaatcgaaccatacgacttggggcaatatgggtatcaaaattcatggtttttgaaactggtaatgaaaatggcaattttgactggattggccacacccggagtggccagtgccctcgggaaggttctaccggggggacattaatcgaaccatacgacttggggcaatatgggtatcaaaattcatggtttttgaaactggtaatgaaaatggccattttgactggattggccacacccggagtggccagtgccctcggaaaggttctaccggggggacattaatcgaaccatacgacttggggcaatatgggtatcaaaattcatggtttttgaaactggtaatgaaaatggccattttgactggattggccacacccggagtggccagtgccctcgggaaggttctaccggggggacattaatcgaaccatacgacttagggcaatatgggtatcaaaattcatggtttggccactacgggtgtggccaatccgggtgtggccaatccagtcaaaattgtcattttcattaccagtttcaaaaaccatgaattttgatacccatattgccctaagtcgtatggttcgattaatgtccccccggtagaaccttcccgagggcaatggccactccgggtgtggacaatcctgccaaaatggtcattttcattaccagtatcaaaaaccatgaattttggtacccatattgcccaaatttgtatggttccttaagtgtcctcccggtagaaccttccctcagggcattggccactccgggtgtggccaatcctgcccaaatggccattttcatcaccagtatcaaaaaccatgaattttgatacgcatattgccccaagtcgtatggttccgtaaatgtcctcccggttgaaccttccctcagggcactggccactccgggtgtggccaattctgccaaaatgcccattttcattaccagtttcaaaaaccatgaattttgatacctttattgccccaagtcgtatggttcgattaatgtccccccggtagaaccttcccgagggcactggccactccgggtgtggccaatccagtcaaaatggccattttcattaccagtttcaaaaaccatgaattttgatacccatattgccctaagtcgtatggttcgattaatgtccccccggtagaaccttcccgagggcactggccactccgggtgtggccaatcctgcccaaatggccattttcatcaccagtatcaaaaaccatgaattttgatacgcatattgccccaagtcgtatggttccgtaaatgtcctcccggtagaaccttccctcagggcactggccactccgggtgtggccaattctgccaaaatgcccattttcattaccagtttcaaaaaccatgaattttgatacctatattgccccaagtcgtatggttcgattaatgtccccccggtagaaccttcccgagggcactggccactccgggtgtggccaatccagtcaaaatggccattttcattaccagtttcaaaaaccatgaattttgatacccatattgccccaagtcgtatggttcgattaatgtcccccggtagaaccttcccgagggcactggccactccgggtgtggccaatccagtcaaaatggccattttcattaccagtttcaaaaaccatgaattttgatacctatattgccccaagtcgtatggttcgattaatgtccccccggtagaaccttctcgagggcactggccactccgggtgtggccaatccagtcaaaatggccattttcatcaccagtttcaaaaaccatgaattttgatacgcatattgccccaagtcgtatggttccgtaaatgtcctcccggttgaaccttccctcagggcactggccactccgggtgtggccaattctgccaaaatgcccattttcattaccagtttcaaaaaccatgaattttgatacctttattgccccaagtcgtatggttcgattaatgtccccccggtagaaccttcccgagggcactggccactccgggtgtggccaatccagtcaaaatggccattttcattaccagtttcaaaaaccatgaattttgatacccatattgccctaagtcgtatggttcgattaatgtccccccggtagaaccttcccgagggcactggccactccgggtgtggccaatcctgcccaaatggccattttcatcaccagtatcaaaaaccatgaattttgatacgcatattgccccaagtcgtatggttccgtaaatgtcctcccggtagaaccttccctcagggcactggccactccgggtgtggccaattctgccaaaatgcccattttcattaccagtttcaaaaaccatgaattttgatacctatattgccccaagtcgtatggttcgattaatgtccccccggtagaaccttcccgagggcactggccactccgggtgtggccaatccagtcaaaatggccattttcattaccagtttcaaaaaccatgaattttgatacccatattgccccaagtcgtatggttcgattaatgtccccccggtagaaccttcccgagggcactggccactccgggtgtggccaatccagtcaaaatggccattttcattaccagtttcaaaaaccatgaattttgatacctatattgccccaagtcgtatggttcgattaatgtccccccggtagaaccttctcgagggcactggccactccgggtgtggccaatccagtcaaaatggccattttcatcaccagtttcaaaaaccatgaattttgatacgcatattgccccaagtcgtatggttccgtaaatgtcctcccggtagaaccttccctcagggcactggccactccgggtgtggccaattctgccaaaatgcccattttcattaccagtttcaaaaaccatgaattttgatacccatattgccccaattcgtatggttcgattaatgtccccccggtagaaccttcccgagggcactggccactccgggtgtggccaatccagtcaaaatggccattttcattaccagtttcaataaccatgaattttgatacccatattgccccaagtcgtatggttcgattaatgtccccccggtagaaccttccctcagggcactggccactccgggtgtggccaattctgccaaaatggtcattttcattaccagtttcaaaaaccatgaattttgatacccatattgccctaagtcgtatggttcgattaatgtcccccggtagaaccttcccgagggcactggccactccgggtgtggccaatccagtcaaaatggccattttcattaccagtttcaataaccatgaattttgatacccatattgccccaagtcgtatggttcgattaatgtccccccggtagaaccttcccgagggcactggccactccgggtgtggccaatccagtcaaaatggccattttcattaccagtttcaaaaactatgaattttgatacccatattgccctaagtcgtatggttcgattaatgtccccccggtagaaccttcccgagggcactggccactccgggtgtggccaatcctgccaaaatggccattttcatcaccagtatcaaaaaccatgaattttgatacccatattgccctaagtcgtatggttcgattaatgtccccccggtagaaccttccctcagggcactggccactccgggtgtggccaattctgccaaaatgcccattttcattaccagtttcaaaaaccatgaattttgatacctatattgccccaagtcgtatggttcgattaatgtccccccggtagaaccttcccgagggcactggccactccgggtgtggccaatccagtcaaaatagccatttttattaccagtttcaaaaaccatgaattttaatacccatattgccctaagtcgtatggttccgtaaatgtcctcccggtagaaccttccctcagggcactggccactccgggtgcggCCAATTCTGcccaaatggccattttcatcaccagtatcaaaaaccatgaattttgatacccatattgcccaaatttgtatggttccgtaaatgtcctcccggtagaaccttccctcagggcaatggccactccgggtgtggccaatcctgccaaaatggccattttcattaccagtatcaaaaaccatgaattttgatacccatattgcccaaatttgtatggttccgtaaatgtcctcccggtagaaccttcccttagggcaatggccactccgggtgtggccaatcctgccaaaatggtcattttaattaccagtatcaaaaaccatgaattttgatacccatattgcccaaatttgtatggttccgtaaatgtcctcccggtagaaccttcccttagggcaatggccactccgggtgtggccaatcctgccaaaatggtcattttaattaccagtatcaaaaaccatgaattttgatacccatattgcccaaatttgtatggttccgtaaatgtcctcccggtagaaccttccctcagggcactggccactccgggtgtggccgatttcctaccaaattgttcccaataatttcggtattccggtgaccgttctggctaccgtcaataacttcttggacctcctctcaagttcgtgcaccacctgcgtgtgtgtgtgtgtgtgtgtgagcaataaaattcccaacgtaaggtccgtctttgatgaaagtctgatggacactaaatcctccagaggctaacttttagcttaaatagttttcacggcatctacgcaacagaaacagaatgtcacgccgagggcttgcgacggtaacgctacattttcgaaaaattttgcattgacaccgcagatagagctttaagacaaagtcctttgtcaaaacgACACTTCTTTAGCTGCAATTTACACAGCATATAATATTGGCataaaatgtgtgatttttttacgatttaatCTAAATCCAGCTTTTGCCATAATTTTACCAAATAACTGTTGACAAAATATTTACAATACggttcaaaaaattaacattcaaaataatcatttttggaatattttattAACCTCACCGTACTCTTTTCAAACGGCCACTGGATCAGTCCAAGAAATAAATCTTCAGTTACCTAGATGaacttaaatatatttttttcattgtgcAATAACGTGACTTCCTCGAAGCCCAGCGACGGGTGGCTGATGCGCACCACATGTGTGTAACGCGAAACCAATTATCATATTTATCaattaaactctataaataaaacaatattccACTCCGATCACGTCGGggcagtaataaaaaaataaatccatcaATCTTGAGCGGGGATGCTGCGCCAACCGAActcagcaacaaaaaaagaagttaAATAAATATTCATAAGAACCGAGAAGAGAAATATCGCGAGCATCATCGCAGCCAGCAGGAAGGTGTGGTGATCACATCAGCTCAAATTCAGCAGCGGACACGAAGACGAACTTGCAGTAGCAGCAGAAGCCCTCTCCTGTGATGGACACACGCAGATTTCGAGGGACTCGGAGGACAACGCATGTTCCGCCGTCTTTGCTGTCGTGGCTGCAGTTGACGATCATTGTTCTGGCTGTCCAATTCCGGGACTACCGCGAAACATCGGTTCTGGACTTGTAGGGTGGTCCGaggttgaaatttgtatttttacagTTTTACCAGGTTTGGAATTTTTGGTCTCTAAAATGGGTCATAAAACTCATTTTTGTATTGTATCAGAACACCCTATTGACCAGGGTGATCCCAGCAAGACTCACTCCAACCCGCGTGTCAGCTTTTTATTCTGCTTTTTTCTCCTTTTTCTGTTGGCCGTCAGGAAGCAAAAAGGAGACAAAATTAAAGCTCATATCAAATTGTAATTAAGcacactcaaaaaaatccacacgttgaagttacgtgaaaaactATGTGGTTTTTTTCCACTAgacttttcacgtaacttctacgAGGTGGCCCTAGTAGAAACGGAATTTGCTGGGCCAGATCATTTCACATTGATTCTACGTGTTTCACACGTAAATGCTAAATGTATAAGCTGGTGAACTCTAAATGAACGTTTTAGTAATCGTTATCAGAATCTTCTAGTACTAATGAGGTTAAGAGCTTTTTTCTgctgttaaaaatgaaaaataatgtaatgcagtttttaatttcaaatcaatgttttattgaattcttcttttattaatatttaataaatatttcaaattcacGATTTCACGATGCTCCGTGTCGAAGTTGAGCCACCAGTTTGAACCGAAGTTAACCGTAACGTGATTGGTCCGGTGGGGTCAGCGGCTGAACTGACCGCTGGTCTGACTGGTCATGGTGCTCATTCTGCCTCTCACCGGTAACACGCAGAGTCCCGCTGCTATTGTTGTGTTCAATGATCCTCGGCACCTCGGTGATGTCCTTGATTATGACCTCCCGACGAATCTGCGAATGGTCGAGTCTCTTGGCCACGTGCAGAATCACAACCGGAAGCCTGACCTTCTGGGGACGACCGACGGACCGACAACCGCAATGCATTTGGCGTAGACGATCTAACCACCAGCTGGATGCCCAAGAACTCCGTGCAATTTTTGGTGGGTTTAAGCACCACGGTAACATCGGCCGCTAAGGTTAGAACTGGCCAGAAATCCAGTGGCCGCCGGGAAAGAAAATTCTTGTTTCCAGGAGTCACattctgcaaaaaaataaaaataattataaactataactaaaataaatcaaacttaACTTACCGTCTGttccattttaaattaaatttctcgaGCATAACTTCAGCAACAAACTTCACCGTTCGCCATaaattttcatactaaaataatCACGTAGAAATTCGACAGAATGGCGCACTCGAGTCTCGTTGAAGTTACATTTCAAATCACATAAAAGCTACATGAAAGaacctagtggaaaaataccataaggcttttcacgtaacatcaacgtgaaaacatttttttgccagtacactttcacattatttttacgtgCGTCACGTAAAACGAGCCTAGCGAAGGGAAAATCGGGGCTACGTGATTTTTCAGGTAGCA
Coding sequences:
- the LOC120423514 gene encoding uncharacterized protein LOC120423514 isoform X2; its protein translation is MEQTNVTPGNKNFLSRRPLDFWPVLTLAADVTVVLKPTKNCTEFLGIQLVVRSSTPNALRLSVRRSSPEDSSGGHNQGHHRGAEDH
- the LOC120423514 gene encoding uncharacterized protein LOC120423514 isoform X1 codes for the protein MEQTNVTPGNKNFLSRRPLDFWPVLTLAADVTVVLKPTKNCTEFLGIQLVVRSSTPNALRLSVRRSSPEGQASGCDSARGQETRPFADSSGGHNQGHHRGAEDH